In the Sinomonas cyclohexanicum genome, ATCGAGCTCGGCCCGCAGGGCTTCGGCCTCGTCCCGGGCGCTGGCCGCGTCGTCCACCGCCCGGTCCATGCGGGCCAGCCCGATCCGCGCTGCCTGTGCGACTGAGGCGGCACGCGCTGCCTCGCGCGACCGGTGCTCCGCGCGCCGCCGTGCCTCCTCGGCCGCGCGGCGCTCCGATTCCGCCGCCCGCTCGAGCGATTGGACACGCGCCTGCAGGGACCGGTGCTGCTCCTCGGCGGCGCGCAGCGCGAGCCGCGCCTCGAGCTCCCGTGCACGCGCGGTGGCCGCTTCCGCCTGCAGGCGGTCGCGGTCCTGGGCATCCGGTTCCTGGGCGTCCGGGGCCTCCTCGGCGAGCTCGAGTCGCTCGGCGGCCGCCTCGAGGGCCACTTGCTCGGCCTCGAGCTGCGTGCGGGCGGCCTCGAGCGCCGACCTCTGGCGCTCCTCCTCCGCGGCGGCGCCACGCAGCTGCGTACCGAGGGCGGCGAGCTTCTCGGCCACGGCGGCGAAGCGTGCGTCTGAGTCGTTCAGGGCCGCCAGCGCGGTGTCAGCGCGCTCGCGGGCCTCCCGCTCGCGCTCTTGGGCGCCGGAGAGGGCGAACCCGCAGCGCTCATACTCGGCCTGGGCCGAGGCGTGCGCCGCGCGGGCCGCCTCGAGCAGCCCCTGCAGCTCCATCGTCGAGGGTGCCCCCGACGATCCGCCGCGCATCCCCGCCGCGGTGACCAGATCGCCGTCGTGCGTCACCACGGTGAGCTCGGGATGCTTGCCGGCCAGCGCGATCGCCTCGGCGAGCGTACGCACGACGGCGGCCTGCCGGACCAGGTGCGCGACCGCGCCGGCGATGCGATGGTCCGGGGCCAGCACGTCGGAGAGCCAGCGCGCGCCCTCGGGGAGCGCGTACCCGGAACGGTCGATGGGCGCATCTATGTGTACCCGAGACGCTGAAGGTGGTGGATCTTGTGTACCCGAGACGGGGTGGAGGAGGGCTGCCTGGCCGGCGTCGTCCAGCCTGAGCGCCTCGAGCGCCTCCCGCGCCGCCTCGGCCCCCGCCATCGCGAGGCCCTCGGCGAACGGGCCGAGCACGGCGGCGGCCGCGGCCTCGAAACCGGGCTCGACCCGCACGAGGTCGGCCACCCTGCCGAGCACCCCCCGTGCGCCCGCGGCGACGGTGCCGGTCGCGTCGCGGTCCTTGAAGCCGGTCTGCAGGGCCTCGATCCGGGCCTCGTGCGCCTGCTTCGCGGCGGCAGCCCTGCGACGGCGCTCGAGCAGCGCCTCGCGCTCTGCCTCCGCCTCGGCGAGCTCGGCGGCGGCCCCCTCATAGGCCGTGTCGAGGTCCTCCTCGCCGGCCTCGACGCCGGCGATCTGGTTCTCGAGGGCCGTGTAGTCGCTCCGGGCCGCGCGCTGCCGCTCGGCGGCGCCGGCGAGGTTCTCGCGCAGGCGCCCGATCTCCCCCTCGGCGGCCTCGACGCGGCTCCGTACCGCGGCGACCTGCCCGCCCAGGCGCGCGAGGCCCTCCCTGCGGTCCGCCTGCGCCCTGAGGAGTGCTGTGTGCCGACGGTCCTCGGCCGTGGCCGCCTCCTCGGCCGTCACGCGCGCCCCCTCGGCCTCGGCGAGGACCTCGGCGCGCATCTCCACAGCGTCCGCGGCCGCCTCGAGTTCGAGACGCAGCTCGTCGGCCTGGCGTTGCAGCGCCTCCGGGTCCCGGCCTCGCGAGGGCGGCTCGGAGGAGCCGAGGAGGCGGCGGCGCTCCTCGGCGAGCGAGGCGAGGGCCCGCAGCCGCTCCCTGCCTTGCGAGAGGCGATACCACGTGTCCCGGGAGGCGTTCACGAGGGGCGTCGCGGCAGCTGCGGAACGCTCCGCCTCGGCCTGCTCGCGCTGGCCGGCATCGAGCTCGCCCTGGACGGCGGCCCGGCGTGCGTCCAGCGCGCTGAGGTCCGCCTCTTCCTGCTCCATCGCGGTGCGGAGCGTCACGAGGTCGTCGGCGAGGAGCCGAGCCCGGGCGTCTCGGACATCGGCCTGGATGGTCTGGGCTCGGCGCGCCACCTGCGCCTGCCGGCCGAGGGGGCCGAGCTGCCGGCGAAGCTCGGCGGTGAGGTCCCCGAGCCGGGAGAGGTTTGCCTGCATCGCCTCGAGCTTGCGGACGGTGCGCTCCTTGCGGCGCCGGTGCTTGAGGATGCCCGCGGCCTCCTCGATGAAGCCGCGGCGGTCCTCCGGCGTGGCATGCAGGACCCGGTCGAGCTGGCCCTGCCCCACGATCACGTGCATCTCCCGGCCCAGGCCGGAGTCGGACAGGAGCTCCTGGATGTCCAGGAGTCGGCAGGGGCTGCCGTTGATGGCGTACTCCGAGCCGCCTGCGCGGAAGAGTGTGCGAGAGATCGTGACCTCGGCGTACTCAATGGGGAGCGCGCCGTCCGCGTTGTCGATCGTCAGCGAGACGTGGGCGCGGCCCAGCGGGGGGCGCCCGGAGGTACCGGCAAAGATGACGTCCTCCATCTTGCCGCCACGCAGCGTCTTGGCGCCCTGCTCCCCCATGACCCACGCGAGCGCGTCCACGACGTTCGACTTGCCCGAGCCGTTGGGGCCGACGACGGCCGTCACGCCGGGCTCGAACTCGAATGTGGTGGCCGAGGCGAAGGACTTGAAGCCTCGGATCGTCAGGGTCTTAAGGTGCAAGGGTCCGCGGGCCTCCTCTCGTGTCCTGTATGTGCCCTCGGCATGGTGGCATTGTGCCACCGGGCGCCGACAGAACTCGCGCTACCAGCGGGCGTTGCGCGGAACCGGCTGGCACCGTGTGCACCGGTACGAGGACCGGTTCATGAACTGCTCGCGGACCACGACCCCCACCCGGCCCTCGGCCGCGCACCGCCGGCAGGGCAGACCGGCGCGGCCGTACGCGTCGAGCGAGCGCGCGAAGTAGCCGGACGCCCCATTGACGTTGACATACAGCGAATCGAAGCTCGTGCCGCCGGCCGCGAGGGCCCTGTCCATGACATCGCGGACGGCGTCCACGAGGCGCTCCGTCTCGGGGCGGCGCAGCGTGTCCGTGGGCCTCGCGTAGTGGAGCCTCGCGGTCCAGAGGGCCTCGTCGGCGTAGATGTTCCCGATCCCGGAGATGAGCCGTTGATCCAGGAGCGCCCGCTTGATGCCCGTCCGCCGCGAGCGCAGGCGCTCGTGGAACGCGGGGGCGTCGAACAGCGGGTCGAGCGGGTCGCGTGCGATGTGGGCCGCCTCCGCGGGGACGAGCGGGAGGCGGGCCTCCGAGCGGCCGCCCGGGCCGCCGTCGTGCGTCGGAATCAGGGGCACGACGGCGAGCCCTCCGAAGATGCGCTGGTCCACGAAGCGGAGCTCGCCAGGCATGCCGTCCGCGTCGCTGAGCGAGAGGCGGACCTTGAGGTGCTTCTCGGCGGGCTGGTCGGCGTCCTCGACGAGGAGCTGGCCGCTCATGCCCAGATGCGCGAGGAGTGCGGTGTGCGGGACAAAGCCCGGATCCGCCGGATCGTCGTCGGGGCCGGCGAGCGGCATCCAGAGGTATTTGCCGCGGCGGGCCGCGTCGAGCACGCGGGCGCCTTCCAGCTGGCCGACGAAGTCCTCGGGCCCGAGGAGGTGCCGCCGCACGGACCGGGGGTCGAGGACGGCCGCGGCGTCGATGCGCCGTCCGGCCACCCAGGCGGCGAGGCCGCGGCGGACGACCTCGACTTCGGGGAGCTCGGGCATATCAGCCCGGCTGTTCGGCCGCAGCCTCAGCGGCAGTCCCCGCGGTCGATCCGCCCGCGGAGGGGCCGAGCACCTTCCACGCGTTCGCTGCGGACTGCTGCTCGGCCTCCTTCTTGGAGTTTCCGGTGCCCGTGCCGTACGGCGTACCGCCGATGAGGAGGGTCGCCGTGTAGACGCGGGCGTGGTCCGGCCCGTCACCCACCACGGCGTAGTGGATCGCGCCGAGCTGCCGGTTCGCGGCCAGCTCCTGGATGTGGGTCTTCCAGTCGGTGCCGGCTCCGAGCACGGCGGCGTCCGCGAGGAGCGGCGTGACGAGCCCGACAACGAAATTCCGGGCCGTCTCGAGGCCATTGGAGATGAAGGTCGCGCCGATGAGCGCCTCCATCGTGTCCGCGAGGATCGAGGACTTGTTGTTCCCGCCCGTCACCTTCTCGCCCTGGCCGAGGAAGATGAACTCGCCCACGCCGAGGCGGCGGGCGATCGATGCGAGGGCGCGCGTGCTCACGACGGCGGCGCGCCGCTTGGCGAGGTCGCCCTCGCTCAGGCCGGGGTACTCCCGGTAGAGGAGCTCGGTCACGGAGAACCCGAGAATCGAGTCGCCGAGGAACTCGAGGCGCTCGTTGGTCGGGATTCCGCCGTTCTCGTACGCGTAGGAGCGGTGGGTCAGGGCAAGACGAAGCGTCTCGGCGTCGATGTCGACGCCGAGACGCTTCAGGAGCTCGTCATGAGCGATCATGCGCGAGGACAGCCGAATCAGACGTCGGCGACCTTGCGGCCCTTGTACTCAAGGAAGAGCTCGGTACCCGCGGAGTCGGTGACGACCTTGGCCTGGTGCGGCAGGCTGTAGGTCACGCGGCCGTTCTCGACGGTCTTGACCAGGGTCGGAACCGAGGCCTTCCACTGCGAGCGACGGGCGCGGGTATTCGAGCGAGACATCTTCCGCTTGGGAACAGCCACGGCTAACTCATTTCTCTCTTATGCCAACACTTACTCATCGTCGTGCCGGTCTGGCTTTGCCAGATCTGCCAAGGCAGCCCACCGGGGGTCGACGACCTCATGGTGGTGCCCCGGCTCGTCCGCGAGGCGCACTCCGCATTCGGAGCACAGGCCCTCGCAGTCTTCCCGGCACACCGGCTGGAACGGCAGCAGCGGTACCACTGCGTCCCGCAACACCGGCTCAAGATCGATGGAATCGTGCTCGACTCGACGTTGCTCTTCATCGTCTTCTCCGTTCGAGAAGCCCATGCCCTCGAAGAAGAAAAGCTCTTGCACCTCGGTATCGAGTCCGTACTCGATGGGATCCAGGCAACGGCCACACTCGCCCGTCACTGTGACGTGCGCCGTCCCCGAGACCAAGATCCCCTCGTGCACTGACTCGAACTTCAAGTCCAGATCCACAGGGGATCCTTCCTTGACACCGATGAGCGCCACACCGAGTTCTCCCGGTGCGGGTACATGCTCCTCAAGGGTCCGCATAGTCCCGGGGCTGCGCCCGAGATCCTTGACGTCGAACATCAAAGGCGAACGTGCTCCGCGCTTAATGAGAACTCCTGTAGAACATAGACCGACACACCATCCTAGCCGCTGCGGCGGCAGGCCCCAAAATGGAGCGCCCCAGCCTCGGACGGACGGCGTGCTGCTGGCTGTGCCCGTCTATTCTATGCCCTGAGCGCCGCGGGGCCGGTGACCTCAGCGCTCCGGGCGCGTCTCGGCCAAGCGGACCAGGACGGACCGCGGCACGTACTCGGAGACGTCCCCACCGAGGTCGTGGACCTCCTTGACCAGAGTCGAGGACAAGTGCACGTAGTGGGCCTCCGCCGGCAGGAACACGGTCTCGACGCCCGTGAGCTGGCGGTTCATGATCGCCATCGGCAGCTCGTAGTCGAAGTCCGACGACGAGCGGAGGCCCTTGACGATCGCGCTCGCCCCACGCTCGCGGCAGTACTCCGCGAGGAGGCCCTCGCCCATCGGCTCGACAAGGATCCCGCTGATCGCCCCGAGCGTCCGCCGCGCCATCGTGAGGCGCTCCTCGAGGCCGAACCGGTACTTCTTGGCGTAGTTCGTCGAGACGGCGACGATGACCTCGTCGAAGAGGTTCGCAGCCCGCGCGATCACCTCGAGATGCCCGTTGTGGATGGGATCGAAGGAGCCAGGGCACACTGCGCGTCGCATACCGCCAAGATAGTGCATGCCCTCCGGCCGTCGGCCCTCCATGACGCCCGGCGCGGCTAGCATGGGCGGATGAGTACCCGAGAGCAGCACTCCGCGTGGCGGCGCACAGCCGCGGGGGCCAACCTCCTCGGCCCGGACGGGACACTGGGCGTGACGATCTTCGAGGAGATGACCTCCCTCGCCGTGCGCCACGGCGCGGTCAACCTCGGCCAAGGGTTCCCCGACGAGGACGGGCCGGCGGAGATGGCCGACGCCGCGCGCACGGCCATCCTGCACGGGGCAAACCAGTACGCGCCGGGCCAGGGCATCCCCCGCCTGCGCGAGGCGGTCGCCGCGCACCAGGCGCGCTTCTACGGGATCCGCCTCGATCCGTACCGCGAGGCCATCATCACAACGGGCGCGACCGAGGGCATCGCCGCGTCGGTCCTGGCCCTCGCGGGCCCAGGGGACGAGGT is a window encoding:
- a CDS encoding YceD family protein, translating into MMFDVKDLGRSPGTMRTLEEHVPAPGELGVALIGVKEGSPVDLDLKFESVHEGILVSGTAHVTVTGECGRCLDPIEYGLDTEVQELFFFEGMGFSNGEDDEEQRRVEHDSIDLEPVLRDAVVPLLPFQPVCREDCEGLCSECGVRLADEPGHHHEVVDPRWAALADLAKPDRHDDE
- the coaD gene encoding pantetheine-phosphate adenylyltransferase, with product MRRAVCPGSFDPIHNGHLEVIARAANLFDEVIVAVSTNYAKKYRFGLEERLTMARRTLGAISGILVEPMGEGLLAEYCRERGASAIVKGLRSSSDFDYELPMAIMNRQLTGVETVFLPAEAHYVHLSSTLVKEVHDLGGDVSEYVPRSVLVRLAETRPER
- the mutM gene encoding bifunctional DNA-formamidopyrimidine glycosylase/DNA-(apurinic or apyrimidinic site) lyase, encoding MPELPEVEVVRRGLAAWVAGRRIDAAAVLDPRSVRRHLLGPEDFVGQLEGARVLDAARRGKYLWMPLAGPDDDPADPGFVPHTALLAHLGMSGQLLVEDADQPAEKHLKVRLSLSDADGMPGELRFVDQRIFGGLAVVPLIPTHDGGPGGRSEARLPLVPAEAAHIARDPLDPLFDAPAFHERLRSRRTGIKRALLDQRLISGIGNIYADEALWTARLHYARPTDTLRRPETERLVDAVRDVMDRALAAGGTSFDSLYVNVNGASGYFARSLDAYGRAGLPCRRCAAEGRVGVVVREQFMNRSSYRCTRCQPVPRNARW
- the smc gene encoding chromosome segregation protein SMC → MHLKTLTIRGFKSFASATTFEFEPGVTAVVGPNGSGKSNVVDALAWVMGEQGAKTLRGGKMEDVIFAGTSGRPPLGRAHVSLTIDNADGALPIEYAEVTISRTLFRAGGSEYAINGSPCRLLDIQELLSDSGLGREMHVIVGQGQLDRVLHATPEDRRGFIEEAAGILKHRRRKERTVRKLEAMQANLSRLGDLTAELRRQLGPLGRQAQVARRAQTIQADVRDARARLLADDLVTLRTAMEQEEADLSALDARRAAVQGELDAGQREQAEAERSAAAATPLVNASRDTWYRLSQGRERLRALASLAEERRRLLGSSEPPSRGRDPEALQRQADELRLELEAAADAVEMRAEVLAEAEGARVTAEEAATAEDRRHTALLRAQADRREGLARLGGQVAAVRSRVEAAEGEIGRLRENLAGAAERQRAARSDYTALENQIAGVEAGEEDLDTAYEGAAAELAEAEAEREALLERRRRAAAAKQAHEARIEALQTGFKDRDATGTVAAGARGVLGRVADLVRVEPGFEAAAAAVLGPFAEGLAMAGAEAAREALEALRLDDAGQAALLHPVSGTQDPPPSASRVHIDAPIDRSGYALPEGARWLSDVLAPDHRIAGAVAHLVRQAAVVRTLAEAIALAGKHPELTVVTHDGDLVTAAGMRGGSSGAPSTMELQGLLEAARAAHASAQAEYERCGFALSGAQEREREARERADTALAALNDSDARFAAVAEKLAALGTQLRGAAAEEERQRSALEAARTQLEAEQVALEAAAERLELAEEAPDAQEPDAQDRDRLQAEAATARARELEARLALRAAEEQHRSLQARVQSLERAAESERRAAEEARRRAEHRSREAARAASVAQAARIGLARMDRAVDDAASARDEAEALRAELDAKLGSLRGRNGELARELAGLNDAAHRDELARAEQRLRLEALAERAVDELGLAADELIRGFGPDRPVPVPLEEGSDKWAALRVEVDDDGQPLEGGVPFVRAEQEKRLKKAERDLAALGKVNPLALEEFAALEERHRFLATQLEDLQKSRKDLLQIIAEVDERVQKVFAEAFADTSVQFERVFGRLFPGGEGRLVLTDPDDLLGTGIEVEARPAGKKIKRLSLLSGGERSLTAVALLVAIFKARPSPFYVMDEVEAALDDTNLGRLITIFEELRESSQLIVITHQKRTMEVADALYGVSMRGDGVSTVISQKLDRVDVGA
- the rnc gene encoding ribonuclease III codes for the protein MIAHDELLKRLGVDIDAETLRLALTHRSYAYENGGIPTNERLEFLGDSILGFSVTELLYREYPGLSEGDLAKRRAAVVSTRALASIARRLGVGEFIFLGQGEKVTGGNNKSSILADTMEALIGATFISNGLETARNFVVGLVTPLLADAAVLGAGTDWKTHIQELAANRQLGAIHYAVVGDGPDHARVYTATLLIGGTPYGTGTGNSKKEAEQQSAANAWKVLGPSAGGSTAGTAAEAAAEQPG
- the rpmF gene encoding 50S ribosomal protein L32 — encoded protein: MAVPKRKMSRSNTRARRSQWKASVPTLVKTVENGRVTYSLPHQAKVVTDSAGTELFLEYKGRKVADV